In the genome of Granulibacter bethesdensis CGDNIH1, one region contains:
- the nusA gene encoding transcription termination factor NusA, translating into MDTAISRPELLLVADAVAREKSIDREEVLEAMEQAIQKAGRAKYGHEKDIRATIDRKTGDVRLSRWTEAVEVVENEETQIPIHIARKFKPDIELGGHLVDPLPPIDFGRIAAQTAKQVIVQRVREYERRRQYDEFKDRVGEIINGVVKRTEYGNLMVDLGKSEALLRRDELIARESFRNGDRVRAYIYDVREEPRGPQIFLSRTHPNFLAKLFAQEVPEIYDGIIEIKAVSRDPGSRAKMAVISRDQSIDPVGACVGMRGSRVQAVVAELQGEKIDIIPWSPQAATFVVNALAPAEVTKVVMDEEAGRVEVVVPDDQLSLAIGRRGQNVRLASQLTRWDIDILTEAEESERRQEEFRKRTSLFVDALDVDDVIAGLLVTEGFTTVEELAFSPVEELSEIEGFDENVAEELIRRAEVDLTRRANEMDDKRKALGVTDEIADIETLTPAMLVALGEKGVKTLDDLADLAGDELVEIVGSDAMDEETANEIIMAARAHWFTDEEQEADHA; encoded by the coding sequence ATGGATACGGCGATTTCCCGTCCCGAACTGCTTCTCGTCGCCGATGCTGTGGCGCGGGAAAAGTCGATCGACCGAGAAGAAGTGCTCGAGGCGATGGAGCAGGCCATCCAGAAGGCTGGTCGCGCGAAATACGGGCACGAAAAGGATATCCGCGCCACCATCGACCGTAAAACCGGTGATGTGCGCCTGTCCCGCTGGACCGAGGCGGTCGAGGTCGTGGAAAATGAGGAGACTCAGATCCCGATCCATATCGCCCGTAAATTCAAGCCGGATATCGAGCTTGGCGGCCATCTGGTCGATCCTCTGCCGCCGATTGACTTCGGACGCATTGCCGCGCAGACCGCCAAGCAGGTGATCGTGCAGCGCGTGCGCGAATATGAGCGTCGCCGTCAGTATGACGAATTCAAGGATCGCGTCGGCGAGATCATCAACGGTGTGGTCAAGCGGACCGAATACGGCAATCTGATGGTCGATCTTGGCAAGTCCGAAGCGCTGCTGCGCCGTGACGAGCTGATTGCCCGTGAAAGCTTCCGCAATGGCGATCGTGTGCGCGCCTATATCTACGATGTGCGTGAGGAGCCGCGCGGCCCGCAAATTTTCCTCAGCCGCACGCATCCGAATTTTCTGGCCAAGCTGTTCGCGCAGGAGGTGCCGGAAATCTACGATGGCATTATCGAGATCAAGGCGGTTTCCCGCGATCCCGGCAGCCGTGCGAAAATGGCGGTGATCAGCCGTGACCAGTCCATCGACCCGGTCGGCGCCTGCGTCGGTATGCGCGGTAGCCGTGTTCAGGCTGTGGTGGCGGAGTTGCAGGGCGAGAAAATCGACATCATCCCCTGGAGCCCGCAGGCCGCAACCTTCGTGGTGAACGCGCTTGCTCCGGCTGAAGTCACCAAGGTGGTGATGGATGAGGAAGCAGGCCGTGTTGAAGTCGTCGTGCCGGATGATCAGCTCAGTCTGGCCATTGGCCGTCGTGGCCAGAATGTCCGCCTCGCCAGCCAGTTGACCCGTTGGGATATCGACATCCTGACCGAGGCCGAGGAAAGCGAGCGCCGGCAGGAAGAATTCCGCAAGCGTACCAGCCTGTTCGTGGATGCGCTGGATGTCGATGACGTGATCGCCGGCCTGCTGGTGACGGAAGGCTTTACCACGGTCGAGGAGCTGGCTTTCTCACCCGTGGAAGAACTCAGCGAAATCGAGGGCTTTGACGAGAACGTGGCGGAAGAGCTGATCCGCCGCGCCGAAGTCGATCTGACCCGTCGTGCGAATGAGATGGATGACAAGCGCAAGGCGCTGGGTGTGACCGACGAGATCGCCGATATCGAAACGCTGACGCCTGCCATGCTGGTGGCGCTGGGTGAAAAGGGCGTGAAAACCCTGGACGATCTGGCCGATCTGGCCGGTGACGAGCTGGTGGAAATCGTCGGCAGCGATGCCATGGACGAAGAGACGGCCAACGAGATCATCATGGCCGCCCGCGCCCATTGGTTCACCGATGAGGAACAGGAGGCTGACCACGCCTGA
- the rimP gene encoding ribosome maturation factor RimP: MSVAQTPLEQRIAGLIAPGLADMGFELVRVAVLGREQPTVQIMADRADGSLIGIDDCEAISHAAGALLDVEDVIQSTWNLEVSSAGIDRPLTRVKDWVRFAGHLAKVEMSIPGPGGRRRFSGTVLGADETAARLRLDDGEEVSLPMDGLKKAKLVLTDALIDATAQDAGVADSPQQPN, from the coding sequence ATGAGCGTGGCGCAAACTCCTCTCGAACAGCGTATTGCCGGATTGATCGCTCCCGGTCTGGCCGATATGGGATTCGAACTGGTGCGTGTGGCCGTGCTGGGGCGGGAGCAACCCACGGTGCAGATCATGGCCGATCGTGCCGACGGTTCCCTGATCGGCATCGACGATTGCGAGGCCATCAGCCACGCTGCCGGTGCGCTGCTGGATGTGGAGGATGTGATCCAGTCCACCTGGAATCTGGAGGTCAGCTCCGCAGGGATCGACCGTCCGCTGACCAGGGTGAAGGACTGGGTGCGTTTTGCCGGCCATCTGGCAAAGGTCGAGATGTCGATTCCCGGCCCCGGCGGTCGCCGGCGTTTTTCCGGCACGGTGCTGGGGGCTGATGAAACCGCTGCCCGTCTCCGGCTGGATGATGGCGAGGAAGTCAGCTTGCCGATGGATGGGCTGAAGAAGGCTAAACTGGTGCTGACGGATGCATTGATCGACGCCACCGCCCAGGACGCAGGCGTGGCCGATTCCCCGCAGCAGCCGAATTGA
- a CDS encoding YihY/virulence factor BrkB family protein — MKRILAILKDAAGGYLADNCLSRGAAIAYYTVFSMSPVLVIVIAVAGTLFGEEAARGAIVSQLGGLMGKQAAEALQAMIASAGRHGAGPIATVIGIGTLLITASGVFGEIQATLNVIWRAEPPRSTVGQLVRVRLLSLGLVMTMGFLLMVSLVASAVLAAIGDWLDSFIPETRLLLQLANAGMSFFIIALIFGATYKILPDRVIAWRDVGMGAVTTALLFSVGKMLIGMYIGSSNAATSYGAAGALVIMLLWVYYSAQIFLFGAELTRAYSDDRHARRQAGVAPDTVKA; from the coding sequence ATGAAGCGTATTCTTGCTATTCTCAAGGATGCGGCGGGGGGTTACCTCGCCGATAACTGCCTCAGCCGCGGGGCGGCGATTGCGTATTACACGGTGTTTTCGATGTCGCCGGTGCTGGTGATCGTCATTGCCGTGGCAGGCACCTTGTTCGGTGAGGAGGCCGCGCGCGGTGCGATCGTCAGCCAGCTGGGCGGTCTGATGGGCAAGCAGGCCGCCGAGGCATTGCAGGCCATGATTGCCAGTGCCGGTCGGCATGGCGCGGGACCGATTGCGACGGTGATCGGCATCGGGACATTGCTGATAACCGCCAGTGGGGTGTTCGGCGAAATTCAGGCGACGTTGAATGTGATCTGGCGGGCGGAGCCGCCACGTTCCACGGTCGGACAATTGGTCAGGGTCAGATTGCTCAGCCTTGGGCTGGTGATGACGATGGGTTTTTTACTGATGGTCTCGCTGGTGGCCAGTGCTGTGCTGGCCGCCATCGGTGATTGGCTCGACAGTTTTATTCCGGAAACCAGATTGCTGCTGCAACTGGCCAATGCCGGGATGTCCTTTTTCATCATCGCCCTGATTTTCGGAGCAACCTACAAAATCCTGCCGGACCGGGTGATTGCATGGCGTGATGTGGGGATGGGGGCCGTGACGACCGCGCTCCTGTTCAGCGTCGGCAAGATGCTGATCGGCATGTATATCGGTTCCAGCAATGCGGCGACTTCTTATGGCGCTGCCGGGGCGCTGGTGATCATGCTGCTGTGGGTTTATTATTCCGCGCAGATTTTCCTGTTCGGGGCCGAGTTGACCCGTGCCTATTCCGATGACCGGCACGCCCGCCGACAGGCAGGTGTTGCACCGGACACGGTAAAGGCGTAA
- a CDS encoding AI-2E family transporter: MPDAPSSSSSSLLPPVADNRVRIPAAETPSSNDLRAVVIGVVVVAALYLGREVLVPITLAVLLSFVLSPLVSVLRRLWMPRFIAVVLAVVLALGIILALGGLIGTQLAQLADNVPRYQSTILDKADLLRDWAMTRAGHLAERFGSFGHERSARPPSSQTSTPENQASPTSPAQSTHNQTALPPPQRMADSNLQPHVGREGAGKEVQPVPVTIAPVNPSPLEIAERYLSPIIAPLASTGIVFIVAIFMLMRLEDLRDRMIRLFGSSDLHRTTLAMDDAASRLSRYFLAQLGLNAAFGLITGLGLWMIGVPSPALWGVIAGLMRFVPYIGTPLAAIPPIALAAAVDPGWSMALWAAGMFLVAESLMGQVVEPLLYGHSTGLSPLAVMLSAIFWTWLWGSIGLILSTPLTVCLVVMGRHIPKLEFLDVLLGDRPALTPVESFYQRMLAGDSDEVQDHAEILLRERSLSSYYDEVALKALQLAGRDAQRGVLAPDRVEVILQQVRDLTDELADFDDEALLPEETGVLMAGTAALPPDTHVEPVSAGSYSVVCVAGRGPLDEGAAIMLAQLMAKHGLPARVLSRHAVRGVRIAQTDLGAVDLVCVSYLEVTSRPAHLRMLMQRLRTHAPHAKLMVGLWPTGNPILSDEAQRDMIGADYYVTSLRDAVRQAHAAALEQQSGMAA, translated from the coding sequence ATGCCCGACGCGCCATCTTCCTCCTCGTCCTCCCTGCTGCCGCCGGTCGCAGACAATCGCGTCCGCATCCCCGCCGCCGAAACGCCCAGCAGTAACGATTTGCGCGCTGTGGTGATCGGCGTGGTCGTGGTGGCGGCCCTGTATCTGGGGCGAGAGGTGCTGGTGCCGATCACGCTGGCCGTGCTGCTCAGCTTCGTACTGTCGCCGCTGGTCTCGGTGCTGCGCCGGTTGTGGATGCCGCGATTTATCGCGGTGGTGCTGGCCGTCGTGCTGGCTCTGGGTATCATTCTGGCCTTGGGCGGTCTGATCGGCACCCAGTTGGCGCAGCTGGCTGATAACGTTCCGCGCTATCAGTCGACCATTCTCGACAAGGCGGACTTGCTGAGGGACTGGGCGATGACCCGTGCGGGGCATCTTGCCGAGCGTTTTGGTTCATTCGGTCACGAGCGGAGCGCCAGGCCGCCTTCTTCCCAGACATCAACGCCGGAGAATCAGGCTTCCCCGACTTCTCCAGCTCAGTCGACCCATAATCAGACTGCTCTGCCGCCGCCCCAGCGAATGGCCGACAGCAATCTTCAGCCTCATGTGGGACGGGAAGGGGCGGGGAAGGAAGTCCAGCCTGTTCCGGTCACCATTGCGCCCGTCAATCCTTCTCCGCTGGAAATTGCGGAGCGGTATCTGTCGCCCATTATCGCCCCGCTGGCGTCCACAGGAATTGTGTTCATTGTCGCAATTTTCATGTTGATGAGGCTGGAGGATCTGCGGGACCGGATGATCCGCCTGTTCGGTTCGTCTGATCTGCATCGTACGACTCTGGCGATGGATGATGCGGCCAGCCGACTGAGCCGGTATTTTCTGGCGCAGCTTGGACTGAATGCGGCTTTCGGTCTGATCACCGGGCTTGGTCTGTGGATGATCGGGGTGCCCAGCCCGGCTTTGTGGGGAGTGATCGCCGGGCTGATGCGGTTCGTGCCTTATATCGGTACACCCCTGGCAGCCATTCCGCCGATCGCGCTGGCGGCGGCGGTTGATCCGGGCTGGAGCATGGCGCTGTGGGCAGCGGGTATGTTTCTGGTGGCGGAAAGCCTGATGGGGCAGGTGGTGGAGCCACTGCTCTATGGTCATTCGACCGGGCTGTCGCCTCTGGCGGTCATGCTGTCGGCGATTTTCTGGACCTGGCTGTGGGGTTCAATCGGGCTGATCCTGTCCACGCCGTTGACGGTCTGTCTGGTGGTGATGGGGCGGCATATCCCGAAACTGGAATTTCTGGATGTTCTGCTGGGGGACAGGCCGGCATTGACACCGGTGGAGAGTTTTTATCAGCGCATGCTTGCCGGTGATTCCGACGAGGTCCAGGACCATGCCGAGATCCTGCTGAGGGAGCGGAGCCTGTCTTCCTATTACGATGAGGTCGCGCTGAAGGCGCTGCAACTGGCCGGTAGAGACGCCCAGCGCGGTGTTCTGGCGCCGGATCGGGTAGAAGTCATCCTTCAGCAGGTGCGCGATCTGACGGATGAGCTGGCTGATTTCGATGATGAAGCCCTGTTGCCTGAAGAAACGGGGGTGCTCATGGCCGGGACTGCTGCTTTACCACCGGATACGCATGTCGAGCCTGTTTCGGCCGGATCCTATTCGGTTGTCTGTGTCGCGGGGCGGGGACCACTGGATGAGGGGGCTGCCATCATGCTGGCTCAGTTGATGGCCAAGCATGGTCTGCCGGCACGGGTTCTGTCACGCCATGCCGTGCGGGGCGTCCGTATTGCCCAGACTGATCTGGGGGCGGTCGATCTGGTGTGCGTTTCCTATCTGGAAGTCACCAGCCGCCCGGCCCATCTGCGCATGCTGATGCAGCGCCTGCGTACCCATGCCCCTCATGCGAAGCTGATGGTCGGGCTATGGCCGACGGGAAACCCGATTCTGTCTGATGAAGCACAGCGGGACATGATCGGGGCGGACTACTATGTGACCTCCTTGCGGGATGCGGTGCGGCAGGCGCATGCGGCAGCGCTGGAGCAGCAGTCGGGAATGGCGGCATGA
- a CDS encoding tRNA (guanine(46)-N(7))-methyltransferase TrmB, translating into MPDMTMKSQPDRLYGRQRGHALRPRQQRLLDLTLPRLRYAGPSSLRGVSPLWLEIGFGGGEHAVAQIEAHPDVTLIACEVFENGLCSLLSRLLPEPLDEETAPLPGNLRVWDDDARPLLRDLPDQVLDRVFLMFPDPWPKARHAKRRFVHPENAATLARVMKPGAEWRIASDDPTYQAWVPEVMERQTAFELLAVSNERPEGWPPTRYEAKAIRAGRQPLYWRYVRR; encoded by the coding sequence ATGCCTGACATGACGATGAAATCCCAACCCGATCGACTTTATGGCCGCCAGCGTGGCCATGCGCTCCGGCCTCGTCAGCAGCGTCTGCTGGACCTGACCCTGCCGCGCCTGCGCTATGCCGGACCGTCCTCTCTTCGGGGTGTTTCTCCACTCTGGCTGGAAATCGGGTTCGGGGGCGGTGAGCATGCCGTTGCCCAGATCGAGGCGCATCCGGATGTGACCCTGATCGCCTGCGAAGTATTCGAAAACGGTCTGTGTTCCCTGCTGTCACGCCTCCTGCCGGAGCCGCTGGATGAGGAAACTGCGCCGCTGCCCGGTAATCTGCGCGTCTGGGATGATGATGCGCGCCCATTGCTGCGCGATCTGCCGGATCAGGTACTGGACCGGGTTTTTCTGATGTTTCCCGACCCATGGCCGAAGGCGCGACACGCGAAACGGCGCTTCGTGCATCCTGAAAACGCCGCTACGCTGGCGCGGGTGATGAAGCCGGGAGCAGAATGGCGGATTGCCTCTGATGATCCTACCTACCAGGCCTGGGTGCCGGAGGTCATGGAGCGTCAGACTGCTTTCGAGCTGCTTGCCGTGAGCAATGAAAGGCCGGAAGGCTGGCCGCCGACGCGTTATGAGGCCAAGGCGATCAGGGCGGGCCGTCAGCCGCTTTATTGGCGCTATGTGCGGCGCTGA
- the metK gene encoding methionine adenosyltransferase — protein MRDKGEYLFTSESVSEGHPDKVADRISDTVLDAFLKADPYARVACETLVTTNRVVLAGETRGPASVTPELLENLTREAIKDIGYDQEGFSWKNADVAIHLHAQSADIAVGVDSTGNKDEGAGDQGIMFGYACRETPALMPAPIYYSHEILRRLTELRKSGSTEGKLLEPDAKSQVTLRYVDGRPVGATSVVVSTQHGEAASQDELRRIVTGVIGQVLPDGWMPPEQEIYVNPTGKFVIGGPDGDAGLTGRKIIVDTYGGAAPHGGGAFSGKDPTKVDRSAAYVARYLAKNVVAAELADRVTLQISYAIGVSHPLSVYVDLHGTGHDVDEVKLEKTLRELVNLSPRGIREHLRLNRPIYVPTSAYGHFGRTPDMALDNFTWEQTDIAAALRSAFNR, from the coding sequence TGCTGGATGCCTTTCTGAAGGCTGATCCTTACGCCCGTGTGGCCTGTGAAACGTTGGTAACCACCAACCGTGTCGTTCTCGCGGGTGAAACACGCGGCCCTGCTTCGGTGACGCCGGAACTGCTCGAAAACCTCACCCGTGAGGCGATCAAGGACATTGGTTACGATCAGGAAGGCTTTTCCTGGAAGAATGCCGACGTGGCCATTCACCTGCATGCGCAATCCGCCGATATCGCTGTTGGCGTCGATAGCACGGGTAATAAGGATGAAGGCGCGGGCGATCAGGGCATCATGTTCGGCTATGCCTGCCGCGAGACTCCGGCCCTGATGCCGGCCCCGATCTATTATTCTCATGAAATTCTGCGCCGTCTGACGGAGCTGCGTAAAAGCGGCTCCACCGAAGGCAAGCTGCTGGAGCCGGATGCGAAGAGCCAGGTGACCCTGCGTTATGTGGATGGCCGCCCGGTCGGTGCGACCAGTGTCGTTGTGTCCACTCAGCATGGTGAAGCCGCCTCTCAGGACGAGCTGCGCCGTATCGTAACCGGTGTGATCGGTCAGGTTTTGCCGGATGGCTGGATGCCGCCGGAGCAGGAAATCTACGTCAACCCGACCGGCAAGTTCGTTATCGGTGGTCCGGATGGTGATGCAGGTCTGACGGGCCGCAAGATCATCGTCGACACCTATGGCGGTGCGGCCCCGCATGGCGGCGGAGCTTTCAGCGGCAAGGACCCCACCAAGGTGGACCGTTCCGCCGCGTATGTCGCCCGCTATCTGGCGAAGAACGTGGTGGCGGCCGAGCTGGCGGACCGTGTGACCCTGCAGATCAGCTACGCGATCGGCGTGTCGCATCCACTGTCCGTCTATGTCGATCTGCACGGCACGGGCCATGATGTGGACGAAGTGAAGCTGGAAAAAACCTTGCGGGAGCTGGTGAACCTGTCTCCGCGCGGCATCCGTGAGCATCTGCGTCTGAACCGTCCGATTTATGTGCCGACCTCCGCGTACGGTCATTTTGGCCGTACCCCGGATATGGCGCTGGATAACTTCACCTGGGAGCAGACGGATATTGCGGCAGCCCTCCGCTCCGCCTTCAACCGCTGA